In the genome of Pichia kudriavzevii chromosome 4, complete sequence, one region contains:
- a CDS encoding uncharacterized protein (PKUD0D03360; similar to Saccharomyces cerevisiae YIL062C (ARC15); ancestral locus Anc_7.252) — MSLEDWRRIDIDQYDADAQYVADELPEGNSTATVSDMQALSTKLRGLIQRMDIGEAFKTSIEFAPYGAGEDVCDAFLRGVFEIFTNVKMNDIPNIVTSLDLDVLDVVVKYIYTLMGKEFALKQSGLLLVWLDRIVDKVGEGPIIRYLSDPYKL; from the coding sequence ATGAGCCTAGAAGATTGGAGAAGAATAGATATTGATCAATACGATGCGGATGCGCAGTACGTTGCAGACGAGCTACCGGAGGGAAATTCTACCGCCACCGTTAGTGATATGCAAGCATTGTCAACAAAATTGCGTGGATTGATTCAACGTATGGACATTGGCGAAGCATTCAAGACGTCAATTGAATTTGCACCTTATGGGGCAGGTGAAGATGTATGTGATGCGTTTCTTAGAGGTGTCTTTGAGATTTTCACTAATGTTAAAATGAACGACATTCCAAATATCGTTACAAGTTTGGACTTGGATGTTTTAGATGTTGTCGTGAAATACATTTATACATTAATGGGTAAGGAGTTTGCATTGAAGCAATCCGGCTTGTTACTTGTTTGGTTAGATAGGATTGTCGATAAAGTAGGAGAAGGTCCAATCATACGATACTTGAGTGACCCATATAAGCTCTAA
- a CDS encoding uncharacterized protein (PKUD0D03350; similar to Saccharomyces cerevisiae YGL174W (BUD13); ancestral locus Anc_8.127), whose translation MLQARFFFFFFEALLIPVSPEAEITEEKTKMRTPNSLEEYMKKKYATRTMSEKRSLDIDQHETDDPNSKKKRLNQENKSSASRKIQSGETEVLDANDTTIQENTVARKPIGGLRSHEELVKEQELKEKKTKDELDLLKRQEVQRQAIERDPKSHKLTEYEIKDLDKAKQKKLIEDEIKHRNRNEAGILEERKLQEKINEMKSVGLNNYENDEKLLSKQKEDIKSEDPALLFNKNVIQKHKKKLESKYVSISGRKLYKDESRYPPNRFNIKPGWRWDGIIRGNGFEQKWFDRHTTK comes from the coding sequence ATGTTGCAGGCTagattcttcttttttttttttgaagcCCTTTTAATTCCCGTATCTCCAGAGGCTGAAATCACAGAGGAAAAGACCAAAATGAGGACACCAAACTCGTTAGAGGAGTatatgaagaagaaatatgCTACGAGAACCATGTCAGAGAAGAGAAGTTTGGATATAGATCAACATGAAACAGATGATCCTAATAGtaagaagaaaagattGAACCAAGAGAACAAATCATCAGCCAGCAGGAAAATACAAAGTGGTGAGACAGAAGTGTTGGATGCTAATGATACCACGATCCAAGAAAATACTGTAGCAAGAAAGCCAATTGGTGGTCTACGGAGTCACGAAGAGTTGGTCAAGGAGCAGGAActaaaggaaaagaaaacaaaagatgAATTAGATCTGCTCAAAAGGCAGGAGGTTCAAAGACAAGCAATTGAACGAGATCCTAAGAGCCATAAATTGACAGAGTATGAAATAAAAGATCTTGATAAGgctaaacaaaaaaagttaATTGAGGACGAAATCAAACATCGAAATAGAAATGAAGCGGGAATATTAGAAGAACGAAAACTGcaggaaaaaataaacgaAATGAAAAGTGTAGGATTAAACAACTACgagaatgatgaaaagTTATTaagcaaacaaaaagaagatatcaaaTCTGAAGATCCAGCTTTGTTATTTAACAAAAATGTTATCCAGAAACAtaagaagaaattggaatCTAAATATGTGAGCATTTCAGGTCGAAAACTATATAAAGATGAAAGTCGATATCCTCCAAATCGATTTAATATTAAACCAGGATGGAGATGGGACGGAATAATCAGGGGAAATGGTTTTGAACAGAAATGGTTTGATAGACATACAACAAAGTGA
- a CDS encoding uncharacterized protein (PKUD0D03370; similar to Saccharomyces cerevisiae YLR114C (AVL9); ancestral locus Anc_8.305): MDTTGSPDPNSSSLDRQAENDVEEKVDPTSVDEASNTNTMFVVGDSDGDADSNGNDTNEEGAKTVTETALSINTEDDHANNLAKVEDSTNGKSTDELSKDCRVEESEVNKSIETAVNGEAEIVIEEEVTEPEIPEDNESSRHVDLVTNKTHETGNCVLEEVEMKDSDIVEERPEKQILDSKAGELDMIQITETPQPEEKAEHLLTGPEEVQNSEMPKSDNAWKDEEDIETNTDTEDQKEDILTQGPEAQKLFKESAGQIDENFERQEDIKEEDQTSNAGMPNDSREEKHDIPLPPIYRYHRPASVESKLSALTKNFVFALAVVDFHHIHGPELTHWLDKDGTLTNDEKVAKWREVWPFLAFQGLPDGVHMYDETFTHFTLRYDQLLERGVELSDEKIDIYKEGITSYASSGDNEEGKRSILEMEDPNQGTVTLFGCACIRQIESKKLNNEEDIKRSIVQKSVLLITRAPLPIQMKEQLSIVTQAWFEQFNFKDIEILTSFYDTLDATYNLNGYIIEHDEDEKLHLEGKKVIKESDFYMGLNFQACVEKLRRNLLLIFKALITGEKRILIFSKQLNDLSNIQYCLIGLVTNLLLNLGDCGFPFLDSTLFREIKKCQSMKSSDRCSVMNFLGLPLNIFGLNNFFQPYMTLQQLEEIYNCNVKSFLIGTSNDIVLENKRELFDIVVYLDERENGIFGSGGCKIEIFDNELKECGLTWDDKKFIDFIVESVIARKNGEDLNTREGDDDAFNGKTVNANTSIENGEYKGGNEFIRSQFEDYLIGFLSCIKYDNFLSNYKKHNQLNLDIYENDIARFGVKYVDMFTKSNVYKYWNLTTEDEFFNLFEPMHACRNIDVKKFKGGEVIKGWFEKLKKQGELNKKEKEVEMVRDNGSSESNDIDDTGKIVEIVRDGEVVRDGEVVRDGEVLHQDNNVIQGSAIQKKFRGFFGWK, translated from the coding sequence ATGGATACTACTGGAAGCCCTGACCCAAATTCCAGTTCTTTGGATAGACAAgctgaaaatgatgttgaagaaaaggttGATCCAACAAGTGTGGACGAAGcatcaaatacaaacactatgtttgttgttggagATAGTGACGGAGATGCCGACTCTAATGGTAATGATACTAACGAAGAAGGTGCGAAGACTGTAACTGAAACTGCCCTATCAATTAATACAGAGGATGATCATGCAAACAACCTAGCAAAGGTTGAGGATTCAACCAATGGTAAGTCCACAGAtgaattatcaaaagattGCAGGGTTGAAGAGTCAGAAGTtaataaatcaattgaaactGCTGTAAATGGAGAAGCTGAAATTGTTATCGAAGAGGAGGTTACGGAGCCCGAAATACCAGAAGATAACGAGAGTTCTAGACATGTAGATTTGGTAACCAATAAAACTCACGAAACTGGTAATTGTGttcttgaagaagttgaaatgAAAGACTCAGATATAGTTGAGGAAAGACCGGAAAAACAAATCCTAGACTCCAAAGCTGGAGAATTAGATATGATACAAATTACGGAAACACCACAACCGGAAGAGAAAGCAGAGCATCTTTTGACGGGGCCAGAGGAAGTACAAAACTCTGAAATGCCTAAAAGTGACAATGCATGGaaagatgaggaagatattgaaacaAATACTGATACTGAAGACCAAAAGGAAGATATACTAACTCAAGGTCCAGAGGCACAAAAACTTTTTAAGGAGAGTGCCGGccaaattgatgaaaattttgagaGACAAGAGGATATCAAAGAGGAGGATCAAACTTCCAATGCGGGCATGCCTAATGATTCAagggaagaaaaacatgaTATTCCATTACCTCCCATTTATAGGTATCATCGTCCAGCATCAGTAGAATCGAAATTGAGTGCATTGACAAAAAATTTTGTATTTGCATTAGCGGTAGTTGATTTTCATCATATTCATGGTCCGGAGTTAACACATTGGCTAGATAAGGACGGAACTTTGacaaatgatgaaaaagttGCAAAGTGGCGTGAGGTGTGGCCATTTTTAGCTTTCCAAGGATTGCCCGATGGTGTACATATGTACGATGAAACATTTACACATTTCACTCTAAGATACGATCAATTATTAGAGCGTGGCGTTGAGTTGAGTGACGAGAAGATCGACATTTACAAGGAAGGAATTACAAGCTATGCAAGTAGTGGTGACAACGAGGAAGGGAAGAGATCTATTTTAGAAATGGAAGATCCAAATCAAGGTACCGTTACATTATTTGGGTGTGCATGTATTAGGCAGATTGAGAGTAAGAAACTTAACAATGAGGAAGACATCAAAAGAAGTATTGTCCAGAAATCAGTTTTATTGATTACCAGGGCACCCTTACCGATCCAGATGAAGGAACAATTAAGTATTGTCACGCAAGCATGGTTTGAACagttcaatttcaaagatattgagaTATTGACCTCTTTCTATGACACGTTAGATGCTACTTACAACTTGAATGGTTATATCATTGAGCATGATGAGGATGAGAAGCTCCACTTAGAAGGGAAGAAGGTTATCAAGGAGAGTGACTTTTATATGGGGTTAAACTTTCAGGCGTgtgttgagaaattgagaaGGAACTTACTTTTAATTTTCAAGGCATTAATAACAGGGGAAAAGAGGATTCTAATATTTTCTAAGCAGTTGAATGATCTATCCAATATACAATATTGTTTAATTGGGCTTGTAACCAATTTATTACTAAATTTAGGAGATTGTGGGTTCCCATTTTTGGATTCCACTTTATTCAGGGAAATAAAGAAATGtcaatcaatgaaaagttCTGACCGTTGCAGTGTGATGAACTTCTTGGGGTTACCGTTAAACATTTTTGGATTGAATAATTTCTTCCAACCATATATGACATTACAACAGCTCGAGGAAATCTATAATTGTAACGTCAAGAGTTTTCTAATTGGTACTAGCAATGACATTGTATTGGAGAATAAGAGGGAGCTTTTCGATATTGTTGTTTATCTCGATGAAAGAGAGAACGGGATATTTGGCAGTGGAGGATGTAAGATTGAGATTTTTGACAATGAGCTCAAGGAGTGTGGACTAACATGGGACGACAAGAagtttattgattttatagTTGAGAGTGTCATTGCACGTAAGAATGGGGAAGACCTCAATACGAGGGAgggtgatgatgatgcatTTAATGGCAAGACTGTCAATGCAAACACTTCTATTGAGAATGGTGAATACAAGGGTGGGAACGAATTCATCAGAAGCCAATTTGAAGACTATCTAATTGGATTTTTGAGCTGTATCAAATACGACAACTTTCTAAGTAACTATAAGAAACAtaatcaattgaatttggatATCTACGAGAACGATATTGCGAGATTTGGGGTCAAGTATGTGGATATGTTTACCAAGAGCAACGTTTACAAGTATTGGAATCTTACCACCGAGGATGAGttcttcaacctctttGAGCCCATGCACGCTTGTCGGAACATTGACGTTAAGAAGTTCAAGGGGGGCGAGGTGATCAAGGGATGGTTTGAGAAACTCAAGAAACAGGGAGAACTAAAtaagaaggagaaagaggTTGAGATGGTCAGAGATAATGGCTCTAGCGAGTCTAACGATATAGACGATACAGGAAAAATAGTTGAGATAGTTCGAGATGGTGAAGTAGTTCGAGATGGTGAAGTAGTTCGAGATGGTGAAGTACTTCACCAAGACAACAACGTGATACAAGGCTCAGCTATACAAAAGAAGTTTCGCGGATTTTTCGGGTGGAAATAA
- a CDS encoding uncharacterized protein (PKUD0D03380; similar to Saccharomyces cerevisiae YBR287W; ancestral locus Anc_1.296) produces the protein MQPLNLPQLVLSTFNEARNGLSFQQISFLTFQAVVQVFIICLAGYWAASSKLLTNEGTKVISKLNVDLFTPALIFSKLASSLSLKKLLEVILIPLLYAITTLISYLSSLLVSKWLELTEPESNFVTAMSVFGNSNSLPVSLTLALAYSLPDLEWDDIEDDNPDKIASRGLIYLLIFQQLGQMLRWSWGYNKLLQRQPDHVIFYDTHRDVEDVEDSNLVTDEDYLESGDINSHDDVVLSNEDGLLIANNEDKLDLEPLYKRIAQKVYGWMNPPLWSMLLAIIVASIPKLKGEFYEYNGFIQHTLSSSIQQLGLVSIPLILVVLGANLAPSSDIPPACPHYKRMIIGSLLGRMVLPSFILLPIIVLCVKFIGLSIMQDPIFLITSFLLITSPPAIQLSQICQLNELYQKEMAGVLFYGYAVLTLPVTIIVVVTSIEAMKWAQQT, from the coding sequence ATGCAGCCTCTAAACCTGCCGCAACTTGTATTGTCCACCTTCAATGAAGCCCGTAATGGGTTGTCCTTTCAACagatttcatttttgacCTTTCAGGCAGTTGTTCAAGTTTTCATAATTTGTTTGGCTGGTTATTGGGCTGCTAGCTCAAAGTTATTGACCAATGAGGGCACCAAggtgatttccaaattaaATGTTGATTTATTCACACCGGCACTTATTTTCTCTAAACTTGCAAGTTCATtgagtttgaagaaattattggAAGTTATACTGATTCCATTGCTTTATGCTATAACAACATTAATTTCATACTTATCATCCCTCTTAGTCTCGAAATGGCTAGAATTGACAGAACCAGAATCTAATTTTGTTACTGCAATGTCGGTGTTTGGTAATTCGAATTCTTTACCTGTCTCTTTAACATTAGCCTTGGCATATTCTCTACCGGATTTAGAATGGGacgatattgaagatgataatCCTGATAAAATTGCGTCGAGAGGGTTGATTTATTTActtatttttcaacaattaGGTCAAATGTTAAGATGGTCATGGGGGTATAACAAGCTATTACAAAGACAGCCAGACCATGTTATCTTTTATGATACTCATAgagatgttgaagatgttgaagattcaaATCTAGTTACCGATGAAGACTACTTAGAGAGTGGGGATATAAACAGCCATGATGACGTTGTATTGTCCAATGAAGATGGTTTATTGATTGCaaacaatgaagataaaTTAGATTTAGAGCCATTGTACAAGAGGATTGCCCAAAAAGTTTATGGATGGATGAATCCTCCACTATGGTCTATGTTACTAGCTATAATAGTTGCATCAATACCTAAATTGAAGGGCGAGTTTTATGAATATAATGGATTTATCCAACATACATTATCAAGTTCAATCCAACAATTAGGACTTGTATCGATTCCCCTTATATTGGTTGTTCTTGGTGCTAATTTGGCACCAAGTAGTGATATACCTCCAGCATGTCCACATTATAAGCGTATGATTATTGGTTCTTTACTTGGTCGAATGGTACTCCCGTCATTTATCTTGTTGCCTATTATTGTCTTGTGCGTCAAATTCATTGGATTGAGTATAATGCAAGACCCAATTTTCCTTATAACGAGTTTCCTCTTGATAACGTCTCCACCGGCAATCCAGCTCTCTCAGATTTGCCAGTTGAACGAGTTGTACCAGAAGGAAATGGCCGGCGTATTGTTTTACGGGTACGCGGTCTTGACTCTTCCAGTCACCATTATAGTTGTGGTTACAAGTATAGAAGCTATGAAATGGGCCCAACAAACATAA
- a CDS encoding uncharacterized protein (PKUD0D03340; similar to Saccharomyces cerevisiae YGL173C (XRN1); ancestral locus Anc_8.126), producing the protein MNNNCISPAISTGVPRVKDLVISSNFLAKRTSTASLLNMGIPKFFRLISERWPLISQKISVPEEIEYDNLYLDMNSILHNCSHSNDGEISRLTDEQIFGAIFAYIDYLFNLIKPKKVFYMAIDGVAPRAKMNQQRARRFRSAVEAEEALKKAIASGEPIPKEPAFDTNAITPGTEFMARVTENLKFYINQKVSNDKQWQDIEIILSGHEVPGEGEHKIMEYIRVQKAQENYNPNTRHCVYGLDADLIMLGLVAHEPHFSLLREEVTFGRNKQSSTDVSKQTFFLLHISLVRDYLKEEFKNLSDEISFEYNFERVLDDLILILYVIGNDFLPNLPDLHLNKGAFPLLLHSFKEAMRRSDGYLNEYGKINLKRLAIWLDILSVFELENFEEGDIDVEWFNKQLDNVSRRGERRRERQGKELLIKQQKKVVGLIAAWLMKVYHENYNIKEFHLDESKIPEIELPSDFFESEFNIQFIKKFAYDIGLFIVHSRSTNQYTAKLDIDGISPDETEEELNKRLIDIKQTIRKYQSSVIVEDEETLQSEEALYNEKFENWKDNYYKEKLHFSIKDTEELTKITENYIEGLQWVLNYYYTGICSWPWYYRYHYAPRISDLRYGLNVKFNFELGKPFTPFEQLMSVLPERSKELIPITYRHLMTDDDSPIKDFYPDDCEIDKNGKSASWEAVVLLSFVDEKRLKEAMAPLNDRLTKEEKKRNSFGLNLIFHFNPQVKTLIKSPLPSAFPDFESHAIESVYRLPSMDGKSFIIGLSKNVKTGTHMIAGFPTIETIPHTSNLQKDELLIFQQPARSESMILTLENEFESINPEQFAHLYCGKNIYANWPYLREYSVVYVTDGMMRYELAKVGGSFKVISSPLEKFEISEYESQIADINYAMHKKLGLRFSSGELSSEIIVESSNKEQKFPKEPIEGLVYAKRVIGVTPNNKGKLVKVFSDKIDCFPIQIVVPTIENADPRFQEKEMLPLEEEYPKGSPIIFLGKSAYGTPATVISTEKNTLAIQFARQETPEPTFGIAAAKVEEENIKYRSAFDAAKILGLNTYFLSKITSTYMIYDTKEKKINVGLSLKFEGKGIKTLGFTRKNGRGWEYSDLAINLIREYMSKFPDLITGLLRYKGHNIPLVTDIFPQKNIEELSSLLREVKDYLLNKHESLNQVSLSSDSLSKFSIAKIEEQVINYMQTPQPVKTANVKNIPRFAVLNPSVPVLKLKQQQFRLGDRVIYVLDSGKVPLFSKGTVIGYRSSDTSVSVHVLFDLPILTGNSFDGRLKTQRGLSVDSSALLNLTLKQFIYVSKAATSKSKTNVTSRSQNGGSNVPKKTPKPANKGKIPERQDGEAERLKAEKKNQSKKELLTIIKNTKEKGKFSPNAAHEVKPDEKQEDALPATNGNAKKLLNKIVNNAIHSSNGNGQSAASPMPNYPMPIYPQMGPNGMPFLPPFPMPMIPQQMMYPYMTQAPPMAVPGMPFSPSLQGQPAPDTAPQHQPRVDTDTSEDVLNALKGNSKEIGDNYNAKTNSDHSSRGHKGGSKGGNRGSTRGHRGRNRGGHRGGQRGCGSSAGDSQQKVTA; encoded by the coding sequence ATGAACAACAATTGCATTTCACCGGCCATAAGCACTGGCGTTCCAAGGGTGAAAGATTTGGTAATAAGTTCCAACTTTCTAGCTAAAAGAACATCGACTGCTTCTTTACTTAACATGGGTATTCCGAAATTCTTTAGGTTGATCTCTGAGAGATGGCCTCTGATATCCCAGAAAATCAGTGTCCCAGAGGAAATTGAATATGACAATTTATATCTCGATATGAACTCAATTTTACATAACTGTTCCCATTCAAATGATGGAGAAATTAGTCGTTTGACAGATGAACAGATATTTGGTGCTATCTTTGCTTACATTGATtatcttttcaatttgatcaagCCTAAAAAAGTATTTTATATGGCTATTGATGGTGTTGCACCAAGGGCCAAGATGAACCAGCAAAGAGCCAGAAGATTCAGGTCAGCAGTTGAAGCAGAGGAAGCATTGAAGAAGGCCATTGCCTCTGGAGAACCAATACCAAAAGAACCTGCTTTTGACACTAATGCCATTACTCCAGGCACAGAATTCATGGCCAGGGTCACTGAAAACTTGAAGTTTTACATCAACCAGAAAGTTTCAAATGATAAACAATGGCaagacattgaaattaTATTATCTGGCCATGAAGTACCTGGTGAAGGTGAACATAAAATTATGGAGTATATCAGAGTGCAAAAGGCGCAGGAAAACTACAATCCAAACACCAGACACTGTGTTTACGGTTTAGATGCTGATTTAATCATGTTGGGTTTGGTGGCCCATGAACCCcatttttcacttttaaGAGAAGAGGTGACTTTTGGCCGTAATAAACAAAGTTCCACAGATGTTTCTAAGCAAACATTCTTCTTATTGCACATTAGTTTAGTTAGAGACTACTTGAAGGAGGAATTCAAGAACTTGAGCGATGAAATATCTTTTGAATACAACTTTGAAAGAGTGTTGGATGACTTAATTCTTATTCTTTACGTTATTGGTAATGATTTCTTACCGAATTTACCAGACCTTCATCTTAATAAGGGCGCATTCCCTCTTCTTTTACATAGTTTTAAAGAGGCTATGAGACGTTCAGACGGTTATTTGAATGAATACGGTAAGattaatttgaaaagacTTGCTATTTGGCTTGATATATTAtctgtttttgaattggaaaattttgaagaaggtgatattgatgttgaatGGTTCAACAAGCAATTGGATAATGTTTCGAGAAGAGgtgaaagaagaagagaaagacaGGGTAAAGAACTTCTGATTAAACAGCAGAAAAAAGTTGTTGGATTGATTGCAGCTTGGCTAATGAAAGTATATCATGAAAACTATAACATTAAAGAATTCCATTTGGATGAGTCAAAAATACCTGAGATTGAGTTACcttctgatttttttgagagTGAGTTTAACATTCAGTTTATTAAAAAGTTTGCGTACGATATTGGATTATTTATTGTTCATAGTAGAAGTACCAATCAGTATACAGCAAAATTAGACATTGATGGGATCAGTCCTGATGAAACTGAAGAGGAGCTCAATAAAAGACTTATAGATATCAAACAGACGATTAGAAAGTATCAGTCGAGTGtcattgttgaagatgaagaaactttGCAATCAGAAGAGGCTTTATATAAtgagaaatttgaaaactggAAGGATAATTACTATAAAGAGAAGCTTCACTTTTCTATCAAAGACACCGAAGAGCTCACAAAAATCACGGAAAACTATATTGAAGGTTTGCAGTGGGTCTTGAATTATTATTATACTGGTATTTGTTCTTGGCCATGGTATTACAGGTACCATTATGCTCCACGTATTTCAGATTTGAGATACGGCTTAAATGTTAAGTTTAATTTTGAGTTAGGCAAGCCTTTTACCCCATTCGAACAGTTGATGAGTGTTCTTCCAGAGAGATCAAAGGAATTAATTCCTATCACCTATAGACACTTAATGACAGATGACGATTCGCCAATCAAAGACTTTTATCCGGATGATTGTGAAATCGATAAGAATGGTAAGTCAGCGTCGTGGGAAGCAGTTGTTTtactttcttttgttgatgaaaagagaCTGAAGGAAGCAATGGCTCCATTAAACGACAGGTTGacaaaagaggaaaagaagagaaatAGTTTTGGATTGAACCtaattttccatttcaatcCACAAGTCAAAACATTAATTAAATCACCACTACCATCCGCATTCCCAGACTTTGAATCGCATGCTATCGAATCTGTCTATAGGTTACCATCAATGGACGGGAAGTCTTTTATTATTGGTCTGTCCAAAAATGTGAAGACCGGTACCCATATGATTGCAGGTTTTCCTACGATCGAAACCATTCCACATACCTCGAATTTGCAGAAGGACGAACTACTTATTTTCCAGCAACCTGCTAGATCCgaatcaatgattttgacacttgaaaatgaattCGAGAGTATTAATCCGGAGCAATTCGCACATCTGTATTGTGGTAAAAACATTTATGCCAATTGGCCATACTTGAGGGAGTACTCTGTTGTGTATGTTACAGATGGTATGATGAGGTATGAGTTGGCCAAAGTTGGTGGCTCTTTCAAAGTAATTTCTAGCCCCcttgaaaagtttgaaatttccgAATATGAGTCTCAGATTGCTGATATTAATTATGCGATGCATAAAAAGTTAGGTTTAAGATTTTCTTCTGGTGAACTCTCATCCGAGATAATCGTTGAGTCTTCTAATAAGGAGCAGAAATTCCCTAAGGAACCTATTGAAGGGTTAGTATATGCGAAAAGAGTCATTGGCGTGACGCCTAACAATAAGGGCAAGTTAGTAAAAGTTTTTTCTGACAAAATCGACTGTTTTCCTATCCAGATTGTTGTTCCAACAATAGAAAATGCTGACCCAagattccaagaaaaagaaatgttGCCACTCGAGGAAGAATATCCCAAGGGTTCACCAATTATTTTCCTCGGAAAATCTGCTTATGGTACTCCAGCAACTGTTATCAGCACCGAAAAAAACACTCTAGCGATTCAATTTGCAAGACAGGAGACACCAGAACCAACTTTCGGTATTGCGGCTGCTAAAGTcgaggaagaaaatatcaagtATCGGTCTGCCTTTGATGCTGCCAAAATTTTAGGTTTGAACACCTATTTCTTATCGAAGATAACATCAACGTATATGATTTACGATaccaaagagaagaagatcaaTGTTGGCttaagtttgaaatttgaaGGTAAAGGTATTAAAACCTTAGGCTTTACTAGAAAAAATGGTAGGGGTTGGGAATACAGTGATCTGGCAATTAATTTAATCCGGGAATACATGAGTAAATTTCCGGATTTAATAACTGGTTTGTTGAGATACAAAGGACATAATATACCACTAGTAACAGACATTTTCCCACAGAAGAATATTGAGGAACTTTCGAGTCTATTAAGAGAAGTGAAAGATTACTTGTTGAATAAGCATGAATCGTTGAATCAGGTTTCTCTATCAAGTGACTCGCTGTCCAAATTTTCTATTGCTAAAATTGAGGAGCAGGTTATTAACTACATGCAAACACCACAGCCAGTCAAAACTGCCAACGTTAAAAACATCCCGAGATTTGCAGTATTAAATCCATCTGTTCCcgttttgaaattgaagcaaCAGCAGTTCAGATTAGGAGATCGCGTTATATATGTTCTTGATTCGGGGAAGGTCCCATTGTTCTCGAAAGGTACTGTTATTGGTTATAGGTCTTCGGATACTTCTGTCTCAGTTCATGTTTTATTTGACCTACCTATTTTAACTGGTAATTCATTTGATGGTAGACTAAAAACACAACGAGGTTTATCAGTTGACTCTTCTGCATTGCTAAACCTAACCTTGAAACAATTTATTTATGTATCCAAAGCTGCTACTTCCAAGTCTAAAACTAACGTTACCTCCAGATCCCAGAATGGTGGCAGCAATGtaccaaagaaaacaccCAAGCCCGCAAATAAGGGCAAAATCCCAGAAAGGCAGGACGGGGAAGCAGAAAGACTAAAAgctgaaaagaaaaatcaatcGAAAAAAGAATTATTGACAATTATTAAAAACACAAAGGAAAAGGGTAAGTTTTCCCCAAACGCAGCACACGAGGTCAAACCAGACgagaaacaagaagatgCACTACCAGCAACGAATGGTAATGCaaagaaacttttgaatAAGATAGTCAACAATGCGATCCACTCGTCCAATGGAAATGGTCAATCTGCTGCTTCACCAATGCCAAACTACCCAATGCCAATATATCCGCAGATGGGACCAAATGGCATGCCGTTCTTGCCACCATTTCCGATGCCTATGATTCCACAACAAATGATGTACCCTTACATGACACAGGCACCACCAATGGCTGTTCCGGGTATgcctttttctccttcatTGCAGGGCCAACCAGCCCCAGATACTGCCCCACAACATCAACCACGTGTCGATACTGATACTTCTGAAGATGTTCTTAATGCATTAAAGGGAAACAGTAAGGAAATTGGCGATAACTACAATGCGAAAACAAATTCTGACCATTCCAGTAGAGGCCACAAAGGCGGATCAAAAGGAGGCAACAGAGGCAGTACTAGGGGGCATAGAGGAAGAAACAGAGGTGGACATAGAGGTGGACAAAGAGGTTGTGGGAGCTCAGCTGGAGATTCACAACAAAAAGTGACTGCATGA